The genomic stretch TCACGCGCCCTGCGGACCCGCCCCATGACCGAAGCTGCCCCACGCTTTCCGATCCCTGCCCTCGCCGACATGCCCGAGGACATCCGCGCCCGCATCGTCGCGGTGCAGGACAAATCCGGCTTCGTGCCCAACGTTTTCCTGGCGCTGGCCGCCCGCCCCGACGAATTCCGCGCCTTCTTCGCCTATCATGACGCGCTGATGGATAAGGACGGCGGCATCACCAAGGCCGAGCGCGAGATGATCGTGGTCGCCACCTCGGCCGCCAATCAGTGCCAATACTGCGTCATCGCCCACGGGGCGATCCTGCGAATTCGCGCCAAGAATCCGCAGATCGCCGATCAAATCGCGGTCAACTACCGCAAGGCCGAGATTACGCCGCGGCAGACCGCGATGCTCGACTTCGCCATGAAGGTGAGCCGCGACGCCGCATCGGTTGCCGAGCCGGATTTCGCCGAGCTGACGCGCCACGGCTTCAATAACGACGACATCTGGGACATCACCGCGATCGCCGCGTTCTTCGCGCTGTCGAACCGGATGGCCAACGTCACCAGCATGCGCCCCAACGACGAATTCTATCTGATGGGACGGTTGCCGAAATAGCCGCGGGCTCTCGCCGTGCTGGACTGGCCCGACATCCTCTTGCGTCTTGGCGTCGCAACGCTGGCCGGCGGCGCCATCGGTCTCAAC from Rhodopseudomonas sp. BAL398 encodes the following:
- a CDS encoding peroxidase-related enzyme (This protein belongs to a clade of uncharacterized proteins related to peroxidases such as the alkylhydroperoxidase AhpD.) — encoded protein: MTEAAPRFPIPALADMPEDIRARIVAVQDKSGFVPNVFLALAARPDEFRAFFAYHDALMDKDGGITKAEREMIVVATSAANQCQYCVIAHGAILRIRAKNPQIADQIAVNYRKAEITPRQTAMLDFAMKVSRDAASVAEPDFAELTRHGFNNDDIWDITAIAAFFALSNRMANVTSMRPNDEFYLMGRLPK